One genomic segment of Jaculus jaculus isolate mJacJac1 chromosome 2, mJacJac1.mat.Y.cur, whole genome shotgun sequence includes these proteins:
- the Pdha2 gene encoding pyruvate dehydrogenase E1 component subunit alpha, testis-specific form, mitochondrial: MFRVVVSRLLGAIQNRAGQGLLPSSSNFSNDATCDIKPCDLYRLEEGPPVSTVLSREDALRYYRAMQVVRRLELKADQLYKQKYIRGFCHLCDGQEACYVGLEAGILPTDHVITSYRAHGLCYTRGLSVKSILAELTGRRGGCAKGKGGSMHMYAQRFYGGNGIVGAQVPLGAGVALACKLLGTSEVCLALYGDGAANQGQVAETYNMAALWKLPCVFICENNLYGMGTSVERASASTEYYKRGSFIPGLRVNGMDILCVREATKFAADYCRSGKGPLVMELQTYRYHGHSMSDPGVTYRTREEVHDMRSKSDPIMLLQEKMISNNLSAVEELKAIEADVRKEVEEASQFAITDPEPPLEELAHHIYTQDPPFEVRGANQWIKFKSIS, translated from the coding sequence ATGTTCAGGGTTGTCGTCTCCCGCTTGTTGGGTGCCATCCAGAACCGGGCCGGCCAAGGGCTGCTGCCGTCATCGTCGAACTTCTCCAACGACGCGACCTGCGACATTAAGCCGTGCGACCTGTACCGGCTGGAGGAGGGCCCTCCGGTGTCCACGGTGCTGAGCCGCGAGGACGCGTTGCGCTACTACCGCGCCATGCAGGTGGTGCGGCGCCTGGAGCTCAAGGCCGACCAGCTGTACAAACAGAAGTACATCCGGGGCTTCTGCCACCTGTGCGACGGCCAGGAGGCCTGCTACGTGGGGCTGGAGGCCGGCATCCTGCCCACGGACCACGTCATCACGTCGTACCGCGCCCACGGCCTGTGTTACACGCGCGGGCTCTCGGTCAAGTCCATCCTGGCCGAGCTGACCGGACGCCGCGGAGGCTGTGCCAAAGGCAAGGGCGGCTCCATGCACATGTACGCCCAGCGCTTCTACGGCGGCAACGGCATCGTGGGCGCGCAGGTGCCCCTGGGAGCGGGCGTCGCGCTGGCCTGCAAGCTCTTGGGCACCTCTGAGGTGTGCTTGGCGCTGTACGGCGATGGCGCAGCCAACCAGGGCCAGGTGGCCGAAACTTACAACATGGCGGCCCTGTGGAAGTTACCTTGTGTTTTCATCTGTGAGAACAACCTCTACGGGATGGGGACGTCTGTGGAGAGGGCATCAGCCAGCACGGAGTACTATAAGAGAGGCAGTTTCATCCCCGGGCTGAGGGTGAACGGCATGGATATCCTGTGTGTGCGCGAGGCCACCAAGTTTGCAGCGGATTATTGCAGATCTGGAAAGGGGCCCTTGGTGATGGAACTGCAGACCTACCGCTATCACGGGCACAGCATGAGCGACCCGGGGGTCACCTACCGCACCCGGGAGGAAGTGCACGACATGAGGAGTAAGAGCGATCCTATCATGCTTCTGCAAGAGAAGATGATCAGCAACAACCTCAGCGCCGTGGAAGAATTGAAGGCAATCGAGGCAGACGTGAGGAAAGAAGTCGAGGAAGCGTCCCAGTTTGCCATCACTGATCCAGAACCCCCGTTGGAAGAATTAGCTCATCACATCTACACTCAGGACCCACCTTTCGAAGTGCGTGGTGCAAATCAGTGGATCAAGTTTAAGTCCATCAGTTAA